The Pongo abelii isolate AG06213 chromosome 20, NHGRI_mPonAbe1-v2.0_pri, whole genome shotgun sequence genome window below encodes:
- the SLC25A41 gene encoding mitochondrial carrier protein SCaMC-3L isoform X3 — protein sequence MLRTWVLDTGEQLMVPVEVLEVDNKGALWKFLLSGAMAGAVSRTGTAPLDRAKVYMQVYSSKTNFTNLLGGLQSMVQEGGFRSLWRGNGINVLKIAPEYAIKFSVFEQCKNYFCGIQGSPPFQERLLAGSLAVAISQTLINPMEVLKTRLTLRRTGQYKGLLDCARQILQREGTRALYRGYLPNMLGIIPYACTDLAVYEMLQCFWLKSGRDMGDPSGLVSLSSVTLSTTCGQMASYPLTLVRTRMQAQDTVEGSNPTMRGVLQRILAQQGWLGLYRGMTPTLLKVLPAGGISSVVYEAMKKTLGI from the exons ATGCTCAGAACATGG GTGCTGGACACAGGAGAGCAGCTGATGGTCCCCGTGGAAGTCCTGGAAGTGGATAACAAGGGGGCCTTGTGGAAGTTTCTGCTCTCAGGAGCTATGGCCGGGGCGGTGTCTCGCACGGGCACGGCACCTCTGGACAGAGCCAAGGTGTACATGCAG GTCTACTCCTCCAAGACAAACTTCACCAACCTGCTGGGGGGGCTACAGAGCATGGTCCAGGAGGGCGGCTTCCGCTCCCTGTGGCGGGGCAACGGCATCAATGTGCTCAAGATCGCTCCTGAGTATGCCATCAAGTTCTCCGTATTCGAGCAG tgCAAGAATTACTTCTGTGGAATACAAGGGTCCCCGCCCTTCCAGGAGCGTCTCCTCGCCGGCTCCCTGGCTGTGGCCATCTCCCAGACCCTCATCAACCCCATGGAG GTGCTGAAGACGAGGCTGACCTTGCGTCGGACGGGCCAGTACAAGGGGCTGCTGGACTGCGCCAGGCAGATCTTGCAGCGGGAGGGCACCCGCGCCCTTTACCGCGGCTACCTGCCCAATATGCTCGGCATCATCCCCTATGCCTGCACCGACCTGGCTGTCTATGAG ATGCTCCAGTGCTTCTGGCTGAAGTCAGGCAGGGATATGGGGGACCCCAGTGGCCTGGTCAGTCTGTCGTCTGTGACGCTATCCACGACCTGTGGCCAGATGGCCAGCTACCCACTGACTCTGGTGCGCACCAGGATGCAGGCCCAAG ATACCGTGGAGGGCTCAAATCCCACCATGCGCGGAGTCCTCCAGCGGATCCTGGCCCAGCAGGGCTGGCTAGGGCTGTACCGAGGCATGACCCCCACACTACTGAAGGTCTTACCAGCAGGTGGCATCAGCTCTGTGGTGTACGAAGCCATGAAGAAAACCCTGGGCATATAG
- the SLC25A41 gene encoding mitochondrial carrier protein SCaMC-3L isoform X2 yields MHDNSLEHLPSQQVLDTGEQLMVPVEVLEVDNKGALWKFLLSGAMAGAVSRTGTAPLDRAKVYMQVYSSKTNFTNLLGGLQSMVQEGGFRSLWRGNGINVLKIAPEYAIKFSVFEQCKNYFCGIQGSPPFQERLLAGSLAVAISQTLINPMEVLKTRLTLRRTGQYKGLLDCARQILQREGTRALYRGYLPNMLGIIPYACTDLAVYEMLQCFWLKSGRDMGDPSGLVSLSSVTLSTTCGQMASYPLTLVRTRMQAQDTVEGSNPTMRGVLQRILAQQGWLGLYRGMTPTLLKVLPAGGISSVVYEAMKKTLGI; encoded by the exons ATGCATGACAACAGCCTTGAACATCTCCCGTCACAGCAG GTGCTGGACACAGGAGAGCAGCTGATGGTCCCCGTGGAAGTCCTGGAAGTGGATAACAAGGGGGCCTTGTGGAAGTTTCTGCTCTCAGGAGCTATGGCCGGGGCGGTGTCTCGCACGGGCACGGCACCTCTGGACAGAGCCAAGGTGTACATGCAG GTCTACTCCTCCAAGACAAACTTCACCAACCTGCTGGGGGGGCTACAGAGCATGGTCCAGGAGGGCGGCTTCCGCTCCCTGTGGCGGGGCAACGGCATCAATGTGCTCAAGATCGCTCCTGAGTATGCCATCAAGTTCTCCGTATTCGAGCAG tgCAAGAATTACTTCTGTGGAATACAAGGGTCCCCGCCCTTCCAGGAGCGTCTCCTCGCCGGCTCCCTGGCTGTGGCCATCTCCCAGACCCTCATCAACCCCATGGAG GTGCTGAAGACGAGGCTGACCTTGCGTCGGACGGGCCAGTACAAGGGGCTGCTGGACTGCGCCAGGCAGATCTTGCAGCGGGAGGGCACCCGCGCCCTTTACCGCGGCTACCTGCCCAATATGCTCGGCATCATCCCCTATGCCTGCACCGACCTGGCTGTCTATGAG ATGCTCCAGTGCTTCTGGCTGAAGTCAGGCAGGGATATGGGGGACCCCAGTGGCCTGGTCAGTCTGTCGTCTGTGACGCTATCCACGACCTGTGGCCAGATGGCCAGCTACCCACTGACTCTGGTGCGCACCAGGATGCAGGCCCAAG ATACCGTGGAGGGCTCAAATCCCACCATGCGCGGAGTCCTCCAGCGGATCCTGGCCCAGCAGGGCTGGCTAGGGCTGTACCGAGGCATGACCCCCACACTACTGAAGGTCTTACCAGCAGGTGGCATCAGCTCTGTGGTGTACGAAGCCATGAAGAAAACCCTGGGCATATAG
- the SLC25A41 gene encoding mitochondrial carrier protein SCaMC-3L isoform X1 has product MHDNSLEHLPSQQVLDTGEQLMVPVEVLEVDNKGALWKFLLSGAMAGAVSRTGTAPLDRAKVYMQVYSSKTNFTNLLGGLQSMVQEGGFRSLWRGNGINVLKIAPEYAIKFSVFEQCKNYFCGIQGSPPFQERLLAGSLAVAISQTLINPMEVLKTRLTLRRTGQYKGLLDCARQILQREGTRALYRGYLPNMLGIIPYACTDLAVYEMLQCFWLKSGRDMGDPSGLVSLSSVTLSTTCGQMASYPLTLVRTRMQAQGQPVPSGHHACPFPAPPWLSQFSHTPKLSPAPSMSDPSPLLMAFETPSQKIYIKISQAWWYGPVVPATWEAEAGGSLELWRSRLQ; this is encoded by the exons ATGCATGACAACAGCCTTGAACATCTCCCGTCACAGCAG GTGCTGGACACAGGAGAGCAGCTGATGGTCCCCGTGGAAGTCCTGGAAGTGGATAACAAGGGGGCCTTGTGGAAGTTTCTGCTCTCAGGAGCTATGGCCGGGGCGGTGTCTCGCACGGGCACGGCACCTCTGGACAGAGCCAAGGTGTACATGCAG GTCTACTCCTCCAAGACAAACTTCACCAACCTGCTGGGGGGGCTACAGAGCATGGTCCAGGAGGGCGGCTTCCGCTCCCTGTGGCGGGGCAACGGCATCAATGTGCTCAAGATCGCTCCTGAGTATGCCATCAAGTTCTCCGTATTCGAGCAG tgCAAGAATTACTTCTGTGGAATACAAGGGTCCCCGCCCTTCCAGGAGCGTCTCCTCGCCGGCTCCCTGGCTGTGGCCATCTCCCAGACCCTCATCAACCCCATGGAG GTGCTGAAGACGAGGCTGACCTTGCGTCGGACGGGCCAGTACAAGGGGCTGCTGGACTGCGCCAGGCAGATCTTGCAGCGGGAGGGCACCCGCGCCCTTTACCGCGGCTACCTGCCCAATATGCTCGGCATCATCCCCTATGCCTGCACCGACCTGGCTGTCTATGAG ATGCTCCAGTGCTTCTGGCTGAAGTCAGGCAGGGATATGGGGGACCCCAGTGGCCTGGTCAGTCTGTCGTCTGTGACGCTATCCACGACCTGTGGCCAGATGGCCAGCTACCCACTGACTCTGGTGCGCACCAGGATGCAGGCCCAAGGTCAGCCTGTCCCCAGCGGCCACCACGCATGCCCCTTCCCCGCCCCACCCTGGctgtctcaattttctcatacCCCAAAACTGAGTCCGGCACCCTCCATGTCTGATCCCAGCCCACTTTTGATGGCttttgagactccgtctcaaaaaatatatataaaaattagccaggcatggtggtatggacctgtggtcccagctacttgggaggctgaggctggaggatcccttgagctctggagatcgaggctgcagtga